The following nucleotide sequence is from Candidatus Poseidoniia archaeon.
GGCAGCGCAGCCTCCCCTGTTTCTTGATGCGCGCCGCCAGCAATTCATCTGTCAGCATGCACGCCTTCATCTCTTTCGGGTCCGGCTCGATAATCAGCCGCAGGTTGGTCATGTCGGTGCGGATACGCGCCAGGCTGTTGACCGACCGCGCCTCAATCCGTGCCGCTACGTCCAGCGCCACCTTGCGGTCGGCGGCGAACTGCGGCTCGAGGTAGACCTCCATGATTGGGGTCTTGGGTTCGCGGCGGGCATCAACAATCTCGATTAGCCGCGGCAGTCCCAGTGTAACGTTCATTTCGGCAACACCGGCGTAGTGGAATGTCCGCATGGTCATCTGCGTCCCCGGCTCACCAATTGATTGCGCTGCGAGGATACCGACCGCCTCAGTAGCGTCGACTTGCGCGAGGCCATACTGCGCCAGCGCCAACTTCACAATTTCGCCAAACTGCTTCGCGCTCAGCTTGCGACCAGCCGCATTCTCAGCCAGTTGTCGCACGATGCCCTGAGGCAGCGTTGCCTTCGCTTTCGCGAGCGCCTGCTGTAGCTTCTCCTCCGCGGCGACCTGTTCGCTGAAGGTGGCGACCAGTGCCTTGACGCCCTTGGCTTGTAGCCGCCCCTTCTCGGCGCTGCACGCGATTTCCTCGACATAGTGGCTCGGGAGCCCCTTCGCCAGCTTGAGTGCGCGGATGCGGAACGGGTTGAGCTTGCGCCCGGTCTCTTCTTCTTCCTCAAGGTCGGCGACCTCGATTCCCTTGGTTGGTGCCTTGGCCGGCTCGGCCAGTGCCTTCGCGGCAGCCTCCTCGACCGCCTTGCGGAACTCCTCCAGCCGCGACATCGGGACGTCGGCGTCCTTCAGCTCCTCGTTGGTAGCCGCCGCTGCTTGCGTGGGATGATAAAGTCCCCCAGTGAAGAGCCCCTGTGCCGTCTTCTCGGAGAAACCAAGCTCGGTGTAGACTTTCTGTGCGTCGATGCGCTCCTGCTCGAAGCGCAGTCGGTCGCGTGAAAGGTCGAACGAATCCTCGACCTGCGTGTAGTTGCGTGCCGAACGGACGGGCGTGCCGTCCATCTTGTGAAACTCCTCCAGCCGCAGCGTGCGCGGTAGCGGCACCAGCCGCTCGATGCGCAGGAAGGTAACATAGGGCTCCTCGGCGTGTGCCGGCAGCAGCAGTTCTTCTTCCTCGGGAGTCCCGGGGCGGTCGAACGAGAGCACTTCCGAGATTATCGACAGGTAGCGAATGCCGTGGTGTTCCTTGAGGTAGACGTAGCCGCTGAAGGGGTAGCGGAACTGCCGGGCATTAATCGGGAATGCGACTCCCAGCAGTACCTCGCCCTTCGAGGCGACATGCCTGTTGATAGCCTCAATCGTGTAACCGTCAGGCAGTGACCAGATTACACCCAGTTTCTTTTCGACCCTTCGCAGCGCAGCATCGGCCGAGAAGGGGCCATCGCCCGATTTCTCCTCTTCGAGTGCGCCTGCAACGACCTCTTCGCGGTCGACCTTGTGGTTGCCGACCGCCTCGATGACTTCCAGTATTTCGCGGAAGCTGAAGAGCTTGCGCAATTGTGCGAGGCTCGCTTTCTTGAGCGTCCCGAGCTGCTCGCCCGCGTCGGCCGCCTTGGCCGCCAGTCCCCGCGCCATGCCACGCCGCTCGAGTGCGCGGATAGTGTCGCTACGCGCCATTACTTGCCTCCCCCGGCGACTGCCTCGACGATGTCGTTGGCGTCAATTCCTTCCCCGAACTTGGAGCGGGTCGGGTCGACAGCGTCCTCACCGTAGCTGAACTGGATGACGGTGTTAGCCGTGTTGCGGACAGTACCATCATACTTGACGCGCAAATCCTCCAGCGCGTTGACCAGCCGCCGCTGCATGTAGCCGCTACGCGAGGTGCGCACGGCCGTATCGACCAGCCCCTCGCGGCCACCCATGGAGTGGAAGAAATACTCGGTCGGACTCAGTCCATGCTTGTAGCTGGAGCGGACGAATCCCTTCGCCGCAGCACCCAGGTCACCCTGGTTGAAGTGCGAAAGAGTGCGCTTCTCGTAGCCGCGCGAAATCCGCTCGCCTCGAACCGCCTGCTGGCCGATGCTGCCCGCCATCTGTGACAGGTTGAGCATGCTGCCGCGCGCGCCGGAGCGCGCCATGATGACGGCGAAATTGTCCATACCGAGGTGCCAGCCGGCGATGTCGCCTGCCTTGTCGCGCGCCTGTCCCAGTTTCTTCATAACCTCGACTTCGAGCGTCTCCTCGAGGCTGCGTCCCGGCATGCTCTCGAGGTTGCCCTTGTTGTAGGAGGTGACCAGTTTGTTGACGCCCTTCATGGCGCCCTGCATGGCGTCCTCAATCTGCAGGATGGCTTCCGGCGGGATATCTTCGTCGTCAATCCCGGTCGTGCAACCAGTCTCCATCAAGGCCCCGACGGCGAGGCGGGTGACGAGGTCAATGAACTCGCGTGCCGCGCTCGGCCCCTTAAGGCGCGAAATCTCCTCGAGGATAATGCCCTTGAAGGCGGAGATGGAGCGACCATCGACCGGTCCGCGCAGCATCTCGCCGTTACGGATTTCGACAATCGTGTCGAGGTCGTCGTTCTCCTCCACGCTGCGCTCGGGGAAATAGACTGAGGCGTTGAACTCCAGGTTCATGTCATCCGGTAGTAGAGCCGAGAAAATCTGCCGTCCCGACCACTTGGGGCCGCCGGTCGCCTTGGGGTAGGCTGGCTTCGGCAGTGCGCCGTGGTAGTCGATGCGCGACAGGATGCGCACGGTCTGGTCGCGGTCGTAGCTCGCGTCGCCATGGGTCAGCAGGAACATGCCGGTGATGTGGTCGTGGATAGCGCCAATCACGGCACCGCCGAAACGGGGTGAGCGGATGTGCTCCTGCACCCGCATCAGGATGCGCGCCTCGGCGCGCGCCTCTTCGGACTGGACGACGTGCAGGTTCATCTCGTCGCCGTCGAAGTCGGCATTGTATGGTGGGCAGACGCAGAGATTGATGCGGAAGGTCTTGCCCTTCATGATACGCACTTCGTGCGCCATCATCGACATGCGGTGCAGCGACGGCTGCCGGTTGAACAGCACAATGTCGCCATCCATCAGGTGGCGCTCGACGATGAAGCCCGGTTCGAGGCGCTCCAGATTGAACTCCCAGTTTTCGTCGGTGAGTTTGACGCGTCGCCCGTCGGGGCGAATCATGTAATTGATGCCAGGGATGTAGCGCTCGGGGTCGCTGGGGTCGAAGTTCTCCTTCATCAGCCACTTCATGAATTGCAGGTTGTGGATGTTGGTGCGGACCGGGACGGTCAGCTCGCGCGCCGCCATTTCGGGGACGCCGACCTGGTTGATGCTCAGATAGGGGTCCGGAGTAATCACGGTGCGCGCCGAGAAGTTGACGCGTTTTCCACTCAGGTTGGAGCGGAAGCGCCCCTCCTTTCCCTTCAGCCGCTGGATGATGGTCTTCAGCGGCCGCCCACTGCGGTGGCGCGCGGTGGGGATGCCGGCAGTCTGGTTATCGAAATAGGTCGTGACGTGGTACTGCAGCAGCTCCCACAGGTCCTCGACGATGAGCTGCGGCGCACCGGCGTCGCGGTTCTCACGCAGCCGCTGGTTGATACGCAGCACGTCGACCAGTTTGTGAGTCAGGTCGTCTTCCGAGCGCTCGCCGCTCTCGAGGGTAATCGAGGGGCGTACCGAGACCGGCGGGACCGGCAGGACGGTGAGCACCATGTATTCGGGGCGCGTGGTTTCAGGGTTGAAGCCGAGCGTCCGCAGGTCGCCTGCGGGGATTTTCTCGAGCCGGCTGCGCACTTCCTTGGGAGTCAGCTTGCGCCCTTCTTCGCGGAAGGTGGTCGGCTTGTCGAGTGTGAGCTTGATTTGCGCCTCGGTGCAGTGCGGGCACGTTTTCGCCTTGACCGCCTCGCGAATGGCGCGGCGGATGTGTTCCTGCATCGTGACCGTGGTTCCCGCCTCTGACTCGTGGATTTTCTCGAGCAGCGAGGTGTAGTGGTCGATGCGCTCCTGCGGCAGCAGTAGCCGACTGCAATCGGAACAGGTTGACGAGAGCACGTCCTTGATGACCTTGGAGTAGCCGGAGTGGATGACCGGCATCGCGAAGTCGATATGGCCGAAGTGGCCGGGGCACTCGTCCAGCTTGCGGTTGCAGGTCTTGCAGCGCAGTCCCGGCTCGATAACACCGAGATGCATGTCCATCAGCCCCATCGGAATCGGGAAGCCGTCATCATCGTAGGTGTCGGCAGTGATGACCTTGCTGGTCGAGAGATTGCGAATTTCCATCGGCCCGATGAGCGCGAAATCGATGCTGCAGATGCGCTTGGGAATCATGTGGCGAATCATGAGAGGTCCTCCAGCCGCAATCGCGCCGCGATACCCAGAGACTTCAGCTCCTCAAGCAGTAGCTTGAACGCATATGACATCGTCACGGGATAGATGGCGGTGTTGTCGCCCATGGGTGAGGTCAACACGCCGCGCCGGTCCATGTAGGAAATGTGCCCTGAACGGCTGTCGACATACTGCAACGTTTTGTCACTCTCGTCGAGCAGCCGGTCCTTGATGACCATCGCCGCTCCGTGACCGATAAGGCAGTCGCGCTCCATCTCACCGAACCGCAGACCGCCCATGCGGGCGCGCCCCTCGGTCGGCTGCCGCGTCAGCAGTTGCACCGGCCCTCGTGAGCGGGCGTGCAGTTTGCCGCTGACCATGTGGTGCAACTTCTGGTAGTAGATGACGCCGATGAAGATGTCGGCGTCGATGCGGCGGCCGGTTTGTCCGTCGTAGAGCGATTCACGGCCAGTGTGCTTGAAGCCGAGACCAGCCAGTTCGCCGCGCAGGTCATCCTCCTTCTCACCTGAAAAGGCGCTACCATCGATGAGGCTGCCCCGCATGGCGCCCAGCTTGCCACCTACCATCTCCAACACGTGGGCGACAGTCATGCGGCTCGGAATCGCGTGCGGGTTGATAATAAGGTCCGGGACGATACCGGTGGCGGTGAAGGGCATCCCCTCCGGCGGCACCATATGGCCGATGACTCCCTTCTGCCCGTGCCGGCTGGCGAATTTGTCGCCCAGCTCCGGGACGCGCTGGTCGCGCACGCGGATACGTGCGATGCGCGAACCGCTCTCAGTCTCGGAGAGCATCACTGAATCGACAGTCCCCTTCTCGCCATGGCGTACCGTCAGTGACGATTCGCGCACTTTCTGCGGAGTCAGGAAATCAGTCGGCTCGGCGAGGAAACGGGGCGGGCTGGTCTTGCCAATCAGCACCTCGCGCCCGCGCAGGTCGACTTCGGGGTAAATCAGCCCGTCCTCCTCGAGGTTGAAGTACGCCTCTTCGGAGCGCGCACCACGTACGTCGGGGCCGGGAATCACGAAGCGGTCCTCCTGACCGCCGGGGTAGCGTCGCTCTTCGGAGATGTAGGAGCGCATGAAACTGGAGCGACCGAGGCCACGGTCAATTGAGCCGCGGTTGAAAATCAGCGCGTCCTCCATGTTGTAGCCGTGGTAGCTCATCACCGCCACGACCATGTTCTGCCCTGCGGGTCGGACTCGCAGGGTATTGTAGCGCATCGCCTCGGTCTGGACCATCGGCTGCTGCGGGTAGTGCATCAGGTGGCCGCGCGTGTCGGGACGCAGCCGGTAGTTGGACTGCCCCATCCCGAGCGACTGCTTCGACATGCCGGCGCCCATCGTACAGCGCGGCGACGAGTTGTGCTCGGGGAACGGGACGTTCGAGGTCGCGACGCCGAGGATAACCATCGGATCCACCTCCATGTGAGTGTAGGCGTGGGTCTTGCGGTTACGCTTCAGGTCATCGGCGTTAAGCGCAATCAGGCAGTTTTCCTCCTCTTCGGCATCGATATACTCGATGAGCCCGCGCTCCAGCAGGTCGTTCCAGACCACCTTCTCCGTGCCGGCATTCTCAATATCCTTGTCGGTTACGCGTAGTTTGTTGTTACGGTCTACCACCAGCAGCGGACGGCGGATGCGTCCCGGGTCGCTGTTTATAATCACATCGTCGAGAGAATCATCGTAGCGCACGTTCACCGTATGGCGGATGTGCGCCTCGCGCCGCAGCTGCCGAATCTTGAGGACGAGGTCCTTTGGAGCTGCATGGCAGCCAGCTAGGTCACCGTTGAAGTAGACCTTGCCCCAGCTCTCCTTAAATTTTTCGAGAGGCTGAACGTCCAGGTCGCGCAGTGTGCCGAGAATCTCACCATCGGGCAGGTTTTCGGAAACGTCAACCATCAGGGCCAGGTTCTTGACCAGTCCGCAGTTCTGTCCTTCCGGCGTCTCGTTGGGACAGAGCCGCCCGAACTGGGTCGAGTGCAGGTCGCGCGCCTCGAAGTGCGGCTGGCTGCGGGTCAGCGGTGAAATCACGCGGCGCAGGTGCGACAGGGTCGCCATATTGCAGGTGCGGTCGAGCAGCTGCGACACGCCGGCGCGGCCGCCTGTCCAGTTTCCGGTCGCCATGGCGTGCATAATCTTGTTGGTGAGCACGTCACGCCGTACGGCGTTGTGAACCCGGTTATCCTTACGTTTAGCGTAATTGCGCTCCATCTGGTATTTCATATCGTTGAGCAGTGCCTGCAGACCCGTGCGGAACAGCTCCTCCATCAGGTTGCCTGCCAGCTTGAGCCGCTTGTTGGCGTAATGGTCCTTGTCGTCCGGCTTGCGACTGCCGGTCGCCAGCTCGAGCACCTCTCGCGCCATCCGGCCGAGGAAAAGCGCCTTCTTGCCGCGCACTTCCTGACTGGTCGAGAGATGCGGCAACAGGGTATTGTCGATGATGTAGTTGATGCGCTTGCGCCGGTACTCCTTCGACTGGCCGGCGGCAAAACGGCGCTCCAGATACTGTAGCGCCTCTTCAGTCGTGAAGACCGATTCGCTCTGGTGAATCTCCTCGATGTTGGCCAGTACCTGATTCTGGGTGGTGTCATCGGCGTTGATGGCTGACATGATTTCGTCAGCGGACTCCATCCCGAGCGCCATCATCAGCACCACCAGGGGGACCTGTCCCGAGGCGACCGGAATCGAAACCTGCAGGATGCCGTCCTTCTTCTTCTCAACTACAGTAAGGGCACGGAAGCCCTCTCGCTGCGAGAAGACCTTGGCGAGTTCGGTCTGCCGCTGGTAGCGCGCATTGCGCTCGACCATCACCCGGTTGGGCGCCAGGTCCTCGAGGCAAACGAGCACGCGCTCGGTGCCGTTAACGATGAAATAGCCGCCGGGATCCTCTGGGTCCTCCTGCTCCTGCTGGAGGATGGTGCGATATTCGGCGTCCGTGGGGGTGGACTCGATTTCGTATTTTTCCTGAATGTAAACCGAATTGCGGTGCAGGTTGCAGAGCGAGGACTTGACCATAATCGGCATCAGCCCGATTTCTTCCTCAATATCCTCTATCTCGATTTCCTCTTCGATAACCGTGAAACGCAGCAGGATGGGTGCAGCGTAGGTGAGGTTACGCAGCCGCGACATCATCGGGATGGAGTCTGACTGCGAGCCGTTAGCCTCGTAGATCATTGGTCGCCCGACGCGGACGTCACCCAGCTTGACAACCACGTCCAGGTCGCCCAGCTCGAGCCGGATGGAACCGCGCATGCTCTCGTCAGCGCCGACGGTGATGTTGTCGACAACTCGCTGCATCCACGGTGCGCTATTGTCGAGGTGTGGCAGGAAGTCATTGAATGAGCCGAGCTGGTGATTCACCATCGCCGCGCTCGGTCCCGCAGTGCTCTTGCCACGGAAAAATGATTTGATTAGCGGCCGCATGTTCATTCTGCCACCACCAGCCGGTACGCCAGGTTAATCCCGGCGCGTCCGTTATTGCGCGAAACTTCGATGACGTCGCCTGTCTGGATTTCTTCATCTATGGCCTGGACAGCGGGGTCAGAGAGCAGGATGCGCGGCAGCTGCTCCGCCCTGACATTCAGCTCACCGAGCGCACTCTTTGCCTCTCCAGCTTCGAGTTTTCGATGTCCCGGTACCATTTTGTGAAGCCACAGTTGTTTATTGTCCAAATTAATTCACCCCTTCCCCACCTGCCTAGCACTCCTGCTATCGGCGGGCCTGAAGGGATTCGAACCCTTGGCCGTCCGGTTAAAAGCCGGACGCTCTACCTGGCTAAGCTACAGGCCCTTCTCTGCACCGCCGACACGCTGGAGCGGCTCGCCAAGCAAGGGGACTATATAACAATTTCTGACTTTCAGGAGCTGACAAGGGCTCCTGACGACAGAGTCGTCCATTTGTCACCGTGGAAGCGATGCTGGAGGGGGCTTCCGTAGCCATCATTATAAAACCGCGCGCAATCGCGGCGCGTGGGGTCCGTTACAAGCTTGGCACCTGAGTTCCTGCGCGCGACCGAGGCAGCCGCCATCGCCGCCGGTAGCATGCGCGGCTGCGGGGATAACAAAAGGGCTGACGCCGCGGCGGTAGCCGCAATGCGCGCGGTCTTCGACACTATCGCCTTCGACGGCCGTGTCGCCATTGGTGAGGGCGAGCGCGACGAGGCGCCGATGCTCTGGATTGGCGAGCCGCTCGGTTCACGGCAGGGCGACCCCGCGGCGATAGCGGTCGATATTGCGGTTGACCCGCTCGAGTGTACTAACAACTGCGCGCGCGACGACCCCGACGCGCTCGCCGTGCTGGCGGCGGCACCGCGCGGCGCGCTCCTGCATGCCCCGGACTGCTACATGAACAAGATTGCCGGCCCGGCGGAGCTGGCCGGCCACGTTAGCCTTGACGCGCCAGTCATCGACAACCTGCGCGCAACAGCCGAAGTGCTGGGGAAGCCGCTCTCCGAAGTGAGGGTCATCGTGCTAGAGCGGCCGCGCCACGACCAGCTCATGGCCGAAATCCGCGCAGCCGGCGCACAGCTGCAACTCATCGGCGACGGCGACATTGCCGGCGCACTGCGCGCTGCGACCGGCGAAGCCGACCTGCTGCTCGGCATCGGCGCCGCGCCCGAAGGCGTCATCACCGCTACTGCGCTGCGCGGGCTCGGCGGTTTCTTCGAGGGGCGGCTCCATTTCCACAAGCCGGAATTCCGCGCCCGCGCGGTCGAGATGCTCGGCGACGACGTCGACCGGCTCTGGCAGCGCGACGAGCTCTGCACTTCGGACGATGCGGTATTCGTCGCGACCGGCGTCTGCGACGGCTGGCTGCCCGGCCCCGTGGCGGGCGAAGGCGGGACGACCACCACCAGCCGCGTCATCTCGGTCGCCGACGGCCGCGACGAAATAATCCGTCACGAGCACGCGCCAGCCTCTTAAGCTGCGCCAGCCTCGGGGGGCATGGACAGGGCAGCACTCGAAGCGACCGCCCGCGCGCTGGCGGCGCCCGGCAAGGGCATTCTGGCGGCGGACGAATCCACTCCCACGATGGGCAAGCGGCTGGCGCAGCTAGGGCTGCCCAACGAGCCCGGATTGCGGCGCGAGTTCCGCGAGACACTCTTCACCGCGCCGGAGATGGAGCAGTACATCTCGGGCGTCATCCTGTTCGACGAGACGCTGCGCCAGGCGGCGAGCGACGACCGTGGCATGGCCGAAATCCTCGAGTCGCAGGGCGTCATCCCCGGCATCAAGGTTGACGGCGGTGCGCACCCGATGGAGGGCGCGCCGGGCGAGAAGCTGACGGCGGGGCTCGACGGCCTCGCCGAGCGGTGCGCTGAGTATCATGCGCTGGGCGCCCGTTTCGACAAGTGGCGCGCCGTGATTACCATCGGCGAAGGGCTGCCGACCAGCTCCTGCGTGCAGGCCAACGCCGACGCGCTGGCTGACTACGCGCGCATCTCGCAGGACGCCGGGCTGGTGCCGATTGTTGAGCCGGAGGTGCTGATGGACGGCAGCCACACCATCGGCCGCTGCTACGAAATCAGCGAGTGCACGCTCGACAAGGTTTTCACGGCGCTCGCGGACCGCGGCGTGCACTTGCCGGGCATCCTGCTGAAGCCCAACATGGTCATCTCCGCCAGCGACGCCGCGAACCGCGCCGGGGTCGACGAGGTCGCCAGCGAAACGCTGCGCTGCCTGAAGGCGACCGTGCCGGTCGAGGTACCGGGCATCATGTTCCTCTCCGGCGGCCAGTCGGAGGTCGAGGCGACGGCGCACCTGAACGCGATGAACGCCATGGGCGGCGGACCCTGGGAGCTCTCGTTCTCCTACGGCCGCGCGCTGCAGCAGTCGGCGCTGCAGGCGTGGGGCGGCGCGACGGCCAATTGCGCTGCGGCGCAGGCGGCGTTCGTGCAGCGCGCGCGGCTCAACGGAGCCGCGCGCTACGGTCGCTACGCGGCGGAGATGGAAGCTTAACTCTTCGGCAGGTGCGAGCAACAACAATCGCCGCCGCACCATTTGACGCGGACGCCCGCCTCGATATCGCAGTCGCACTCGGAACAGCGTATGGAAGGCCGCCGTCGGGGAGACAGATTAAGCTTGCTCCAGCCCCAGCAGTTCCCGGCTCGAGTCGCTGACCAGCCCCAGCGCCCAGCGCGCGATGACGACGCCGCCAACGATACC
It contains:
- a CDS encoding DNA-directed RNA polymerase subunit H; this encodes MVPGHRKLEAGEAKSALGELNVRAEQLPRILLSDPAVQAIDEEIQTGDVIEVSRNNGRAGINLAYRLVVAE
- the rpoA2 gene encoding DNA-directed RNA polymerase subunit A'' translates to MARSDTIRALERRGMARGLAAKAADAGEQLGTLKKASLAQLRKLFSFREILEVIEAVGNHKVDREEVVAGALEEEKSGDGPFSADAALRRVEKKLGVIWSLPDGYTIEAINRHVASKGEVLLGVAFPINARQFRYPFSGYVYLKEHHGIRYLSIISEVLSFDRPGTPEEEELLLPAHAEEPYVTFLRIERLVPLPRTLRLEEFHKMDGTPVRSARNYTQVEDSFDLSRDRLRFEQERIDAQKVYTELGFSEKTAQGLFTGGLYHPTQAAAATNEELKDADVPMSRLEEFRKAVEEAAAKALAEPAKAPTKGIEVADLEEEEETGRKLNPFRIRALKLAKGLPSHYVEEIACSAEKGRLQAKGVKALVATFSEQVAAEEKLQQALAKAKATLPQGIVRQLAENAAGRKLSAKQFGEIVKLALAQYGLAQVDATEAVGILAAQSIGEPGTQMTMRTFHYAGVAEMNVTLGLPRLIEIVDARREPKTPIMEVYLEPQFAADRKVALDVAARIEARSVNSLARIRTDMTNLRLIIEPDPKEMKACMLTDELLAARIKKQGRLRCLMTIENGEIVLTEKEPSFKKLYILEDKVRRLKVAGIASISRAIVRKDKDEYVIFTEGSDLKAVLAMPEIDPTRTSSNSVHEIAEVLGIEAARNSIIHELNQTLNEQGLSVDLRHNLLVADVMTNTGRVKAIGRHGISGAKTSVLARAAFEITSTHLLLAGLSGESDVLTGVAENIIVGQPVHLGTGAVSVIYKPGKEA
- a CDS encoding DNA-directed RNA polymerase subunit B, with amino-acid sequence MNMRPLIKSFFRGKSTAGPSAAMVNHQLGSFNDFLPHLDNSAPWMQRVVDNITVGADESMRGSIRLELGDLDVVVKLGDVRVGRPMIYEANGSQSDSIPMMSRLRNLTYAAPILLRFTVIEEEIEIEDIEEEIGLMPIMVKSSLCNLHRNSVYIQEKYEIESTPTDAEYRTILQQEQEDPEDPGGYFIVNGTERVLVCLEDLAPNRVMVERNARYQRQTELAKVFSQREGFRALTVVEKKKDGILQVSIPVASGQVPLVVLMMALGMESADEIMSAINADDTTQNQVLANIEEIHQSESVFTTEEALQYLERRFAAGQSKEYRRKRINYIIDNTLLPHLSTSQEVRGKKALFLGRMAREVLELATGSRKPDDKDHYANKRLKLAGNLMEELFRTGLQALLNDMKYQMERNYAKRKDNRVHNAVRRDVLTNKIMHAMATGNWTGGRAGVSQLLDRTCNMATLSHLRRVISPLTRSQPHFEARDLHSTQFGRLCPNETPEGQNCGLVKNLALMVDVSENLPDGEILGTLRDLDVQPLEKFKESWGKVYFNGDLAGCHAAPKDLVLKIRQLRREAHIRHTVNVRYDDSLDDVIINSDPGRIRRPLLVVDRNNKLRVTDKDIENAGTEKVVWNDLLERGLIEYIDAEEEENCLIALNADDLKRNRKTHAYTHMEVDPMVILGVATSNVPFPEHNSSPRCTMGAGMSKQSLGMGQSNYRLRPDTRGHLMHYPQQPMVQTEAMRYNTLRVRPAGQNMVVAVMSYHGYNMEDALIFNRGSIDRGLGRSSFMRSYISEERRYPGGQEDRFVIPGPDVRGARSEEAYFNLEEDGLIYPEVDLRGREVLIGKTSPPRFLAEPTDFLTPQKVRESSLTVRHGEKGTVDSVMLSETESGSRIARIRVRDQRVPELGDKFASRHGQKGVIGHMVPPEGMPFTATGIVPDLIINPHAIPSRMTVAHVLEMVGGKLGAMRGSLIDGSAFSGEKEDDLRGELAGLGFKHTGRESLYDGQTGRRIDADIFIGVIYYQKLHHMVSGKLHARSRGPVQLLTRQPTEGRARMGGLRFGEMERDCLIGHGAAMVIKDRLLDESDKTLQYVDSRSGHISYMDRRGVLTSPMGDNTAIYPVTMSYAFKLLLEELKSLGIAARLRLEDLS
- a CDS encoding DNA-directed RNA polymerase subunit A', whose product is MIRHMIPKRICSIDFALIGPMEIRNLSTSKVITADTYDDDGFPIPMGLMDMHLGVIEPGLRCKTCNRKLDECPGHFGHIDFAMPVIHSGYSKVIKDVLSSTCSDCSRLLLPQERIDHYTSLLEKIHESEAGTTVTMQEHIRRAIREAVKAKTCPHCTEAQIKLTLDKPTTFREEGRKLTPKEVRSRLEKIPAGDLRTLGFNPETTRPEYMVLTVLPVPPVSVRPSITLESGERSEDDLTHKLVDVLRINQRLRENRDAGAPQLIVEDLWELLQYHVTTYFDNQTAGIPTARHRSGRPLKTIIQRLKGKEGRFRSNLSGKRVNFSARTVITPDPYLSINQVGVPEMAARELTVPVRTNIHNLQFMKWLMKENFDPSDPERYIPGINYMIRPDGRRVKLTDENWEFNLERLEPGFIVERHLMDGDIVLFNRQPSLHRMSMMAHEVRIMKGKTFRINLCVCPPYNADFDGDEMNLHVVQSEEARAEARILMRVQEHIRSPRFGGAVIGAIHDHITGMFLLTHGDASYDRDQTVRILSRIDYHGALPKPAYPKATGGPKWSGRQIFSALLPDDMNLEFNASVYFPERSVEENDDLDTIVEIRNGEMLRGPVDGRSISAFKGIILEEISRLKGPSAAREFIDLVTRLAVGALMETGCTTGIDDEDIPPEAILQIEDAMQGAMKGVNKLVTSYNKGNLESMPGRSLEETLEVEVMKKLGQARDKAGDIAGWHLGMDNFAVIMARSGARGSMLNLSQMAGSIGQQAVRGERISRGYEKRTLSHFNQGDLGAAAKGFVRSSYKHGLSPTEYFFHSMGGREGLVDTAVRTSRSGYMQRRLVNALEDLRVKYDGTVRNTANTVIQFSYGEDAVDPTRSKFGEGIDANDIVEAVAGGGK
- the glpX gene encoding class II fructose-bisphosphatase; translated protein: MGSVTSLAPEFLRATEAAAIAAGSMRGCGDNKRADAAAVAAMRAVFDTIAFDGRVAIGEGERDEAPMLWIGEPLGSRQGDPAAIAVDIAVDPLECTNNCARDDPDALAVLAAAPRGALLHAPDCYMNKIAGPAELAGHVSLDAPVIDNLRATAEVLGKPLSEVRVIVLERPRHDQLMAEIRAAGAQLQLIGDGDIAGALRAATGEADLLLGIGAAPEGVITATALRGLGGFFEGRLHFHKPEFRARAVEMLGDDVDRLWQRDELCTSDDAVFVATGVCDGWLPGPVAGEGGTTTTSRVISVADGRDEIIRHEHAPAS
- a CDS encoding fructose-bisphosphate aldolase class I, whose product is MDRAALEATARALAAPGKGILAADESTPTMGKRLAQLGLPNEPGLRREFRETLFTAPEMEQYISGVILFDETLRQAASDDRGMAEILESQGVIPGIKVDGGAHPMEGAPGEKLTAGLDGLAERCAEYHALGARFDKWRAVITIGEGLPTSSCVQANADALADYARISQDAGLVPIVEPEVLMDGSHTIGRCYEISECTLDKVFTALADRGVHLPGILLKPNMVISASDAANRAGVDEVASETLRCLKATVPVEVPGIMFLSGGQSEVEATAHLNAMNAMGGGPWELSFSYGRALQQSALQAWGGATANCAAAQAAFVQRARLNGAARYGRYAAEMEA